The Betta splendens chromosome 4, fBetSpl5.4, whole genome shotgun sequence genome contains a region encoding:
- the LOC114853597 gene encoding retinoschisin-like: MEAGARCAAVLFLLLLCQALIAVHSQEDTEGENLQEEDQQVIETWTRNMKACTCDCESAESPTRNPAVTSPAPTTLPPLPPQGQTLNCMPECPYHRALGFESGSVTSDQISCSNQDQYSGWYSSWIPNKARLNNQGFGCAWLSKFNDQYQWIQIDLKEVGVVSGILTQGRCDADEWITKYSIQYRTVETLNWIYYKDQTGNNRVFYGNSDRSSTVQNLLRPPIVARYIRLLPLGWHTRIAMRMELLMCMNKCA, translated from the exons atggaggCCGGTGCTCgatgtgctgctgtgcttttcctcctgcttctgtgTCAGG CTCTGATCGCTGTTCACTCTCAGGAG GACACGGAGGGGGAgaatctgcaggaggaggaccagCAGGTGATTGAGACATGGACACGAAACATGAAGGCCTGTACCTGTGACTGTGAATCTGCTGAATCACCCACACGCAACCCTGCTGTCACATCACCTGCCCCAACAACACTTCCACCGCTGCCCCCCCAGGGTCAGACACTGAACTGCATGCCAG AATGCCCTTATCACCGAGCCCTGGGCTTTGAATCTGGATCGGTGACATCAGACCAAATCAGCTGCTCCAATCAGGACCAGTACTCTGGCTGGTACTCCTCGTGGATCCCCAACAAGGCTCGACTTAACAACCAAGGCTTCGG GTGCGCATGGCTCTCCAAGTTCAACGACCAGTACCAGTGGATCCAGATTGACTTGAAGGAGGTGGGAGTGGTGTCTGGCATCCTCACCCAGGGCCGCTGCGATGCAGATGAGTGGATCACCAAATACAGCATCCAGTACCGCACTGTGGAAACTCTCAACTGGATCTATTACAAAGATCAGACAGGAAATAACAGA GTGTTCTACGGGAACTCTGACCGCTCCTCCACCGTGCAGAACCTGCTGCGTCCACCCATTGTGGCGCGCTACATTCGCCTCCTTCCTCTGGGCTGGCACACCCGCATCGCCATGAGGATGGAGCTGCTCATGTGCATGAACAAGTGCGCCTGA
- the LOC114853034 gene encoding AP-1 complex subunit sigma-2 isoform X9, with product MTMQFMLLFSRQGKLRLQKWYVPLSDKEKKKITRELVQTVLARKPKMCSFLEWRDLKIVYKRYASLYFCCAIEDQDNELITLEIIHRYVELLDKYFGSVCELDIIFNFEKAYFILDEFLLGGEAQETSKKNVLKAIEQADLLQEPRHEYFNVPVY from the exons ATGACG ATGCAGTTCATGCTTCTGTTCAGTCGACAAGGCAAGCTCCGGCTTCAGAAATGGTACGTGCCTCTGTCTGataaggagaaaaagaagatcACCAGAGAGTTAGTGCAGACCGTCCTCGCTCGAAAGCCAAAAATGTGCAGCTTTCTTGAGTGGCGGGACCTCAAGATTGTGTACAAGAG ATATGCCAGCTTGTACTTCTGTTGTGCCATAGAGGACCAGGACAATGAGCTCATCACGCTGGAGATCATCCACAGAtacgtggagctgctggacaaaTACTTTGGCAGT GTTTGTGAGCTGGACATCATTTTCAACTTTGAGAAGGCCTACTTCATTCTGGATGAGTTCCTGTTGGGTGGTGAGGCTCAGGAGACATCCAAAAAGAATGTGTTAAAGGCCATTGAGCAGGCTGACCTTCTACAGGAG ccccgTCATGAGTATTTTAATGTGCCTGTGTACTGA
- the LOC114853034 gene encoding AP-1 complex subunit sigma-2 isoform X4 — protein sequence MTMQFMLLFSRQGKLRLQKWYVPLSDKEKKKITRELVQTVLARKPKMCSFLEWRDLKIVYKRYASLYFCCAIEDQDNELITLEIIHRYVELLDKYFGSVCELDIIFNFEKAYFILDEFLLGGEAQETSKKNVLKAIEQADLLQENLDFQMRLFSGVMVPNMASESSGLFQN from the exons ATGACG ATGCAGTTCATGCTTCTGTTCAGTCGACAAGGCAAGCTCCGGCTTCAGAAATGGTACGTGCCTCTGTCTGataaggagaaaaagaagatcACCAGAGAGTTAGTGCAGACCGTCCTCGCTCGAAAGCCAAAAATGTGCAGCTTTCTTGAGTGGCGGGACCTCAAGATTGTGTACAAGAG ATATGCCAGCTTGTACTTCTGTTGTGCCATAGAGGACCAGGACAATGAGCTCATCACGCTGGAGATCATCCACAGAtacgtggagctgctggacaaaTACTTTGGCAGT GTTTGTGAGCTGGACATCATTTTCAACTTTGAGAAGGCCTACTTCATTCTGGATGAGTTCCTGTTGGGTGGTGAGGCTCAGGAGACATCCAAAAAGAATGTGTTAAAGGCCATTGAGCAGGCTGACCTTCTACAGGAG AATCTAGACTTTCAGATGCGTCTGTTTTCAG GTGTGATGGTCCCAAATATGGCCTCTGAGTCCTCTGGTCTTTTCCAGAATTAG
- the LOC114853034 gene encoding AP-1 complex subunit sigma-2 isoform X8, protein MTMQFMLLFSRQGKLRLQKWYVPLSDKEKKKITRELVQTVLARKPKMCSFLEWRDLKIVYKRYASLYFCCAIEDQDNELITLEIIHRYVELLDKYFGSVCELDIIFNFEKAYFILDEFLLGGEAQETSKKNVLKAIEQADLLQENLDFQMRLFSEPE, encoded by the exons ATGACG ATGCAGTTCATGCTTCTGTTCAGTCGACAAGGCAAGCTCCGGCTTCAGAAATGGTACGTGCCTCTGTCTGataaggagaaaaagaagatcACCAGAGAGTTAGTGCAGACCGTCCTCGCTCGAAAGCCAAAAATGTGCAGCTTTCTTGAGTGGCGGGACCTCAAGATTGTGTACAAGAG ATATGCCAGCTTGTACTTCTGTTGTGCCATAGAGGACCAGGACAATGAGCTCATCACGCTGGAGATCATCCACAGAtacgtggagctgctggacaaaTACTTTGGCAGT GTTTGTGAGCTGGACATCATTTTCAACTTTGAGAAGGCCTACTTCATTCTGGATGAGTTCCTGTTGGGTGGTGAGGCTCAGGAGACATCCAAAAAGAATGTGTTAAAGGCCATTGAGCAGGCTGACCTTCTACAGGAG AATCTAGACTTTCAGATGCGTCTGTTTTCAG AGCCAGAGTGA
- the LOC114853034 gene encoding AP-1 complex subunit sigma-2 isoform X6, whose protein sequence is MTMQFMLLFSRQGKLRLQKWYVPLSDKEKKKITRELVQTVLARKPKMCSFLEWRDLKIVYKRYASLYFCCAIEDQDNELITLEIIHRYVELLDKYFGSVCELDIIFNFEKAYFILDEFLLGGEAQETSKKNVLKAIEQADLLQESQSEDWGSLPNEELL, encoded by the exons ATGACG ATGCAGTTCATGCTTCTGTTCAGTCGACAAGGCAAGCTCCGGCTTCAGAAATGGTACGTGCCTCTGTCTGataaggagaaaaagaagatcACCAGAGAGTTAGTGCAGACCGTCCTCGCTCGAAAGCCAAAAATGTGCAGCTTTCTTGAGTGGCGGGACCTCAAGATTGTGTACAAGAG ATATGCCAGCTTGTACTTCTGTTGTGCCATAGAGGACCAGGACAATGAGCTCATCACGCTGGAGATCATCCACAGAtacgtggagctgctggacaaaTACTTTGGCAGT GTTTGTGAGCTGGACATCATTTTCAACTTTGAGAAGGCCTACTTCATTCTGGATGAGTTCCTGTTGGGTGGTGAGGCTCAGGAGACATCCAAAAAGAATGTGTTAAAGGCCATTGAGCAGGCTGACCTTCTACAGGAG AGCCAGAGTGAAGACTGGGGGAGTTTGCCAAATGAGGAGCTCTTGTAA
- the LOC114853034 gene encoding AP-1 complex subunit sigma-2 isoform X3, translated as MTMQFMLLFSRQGKLRLQKWYVPLSDKEKKKITRELVQTVLARKPKMCSFLEWRDLKIVYKRYASLYFCCAIEDQDNELITLEIIHRYVELLDKYFGSVCELDIIFNFEKAYFILDEFLLGGEAQETSKKNVLKAIEQADLLQENLDFQMRLFSGTVCKNTSKFRCGIRKVNVDVL; from the exons ATGACG ATGCAGTTCATGCTTCTGTTCAGTCGACAAGGCAAGCTCCGGCTTCAGAAATGGTACGTGCCTCTGTCTGataaggagaaaaagaagatcACCAGAGAGTTAGTGCAGACCGTCCTCGCTCGAAAGCCAAAAATGTGCAGCTTTCTTGAGTGGCGGGACCTCAAGATTGTGTACAAGAG ATATGCCAGCTTGTACTTCTGTTGTGCCATAGAGGACCAGGACAATGAGCTCATCACGCTGGAGATCATCCACAGAtacgtggagctgctggacaaaTACTTTGGCAGT GTTTGTGAGCTGGACATCATTTTCAACTTTGAGAAGGCCTACTTCATTCTGGATGAGTTCCTGTTGGGTGGTGAGGCTCAGGAGACATCCAAAAAGAATGTGTTAAAGGCCATTGAGCAGGCTGACCTTCTACAGGAG AATCTAGACTTTCAGATGCGTCTGTTTTCAGGTACAGTTTGTAAAAACACAAGTAAATTCCGATGTGGTATTAGAAAAGTAAACGTAGATGTCCTGTAG
- the LOC114853034 gene encoding AP-1 complex subunit sigma-2 isoform X7 has product MTMQFMLLFSRQGKLRLQKWYVPLSDKEKKKITRELVQTVLARKPKMCSFLEWRDLKIVYKRYASLYFCCAIEDQDNELITLEIIHRYVELLDKYFGSVCELDIIFNFEKAYFILDEFLLGGEAQETSKKNVLKAIEQADLLQEEAETPRSVLEEIGLT; this is encoded by the exons ATGACG ATGCAGTTCATGCTTCTGTTCAGTCGACAAGGCAAGCTCCGGCTTCAGAAATGGTACGTGCCTCTGTCTGataaggagaaaaagaagatcACCAGAGAGTTAGTGCAGACCGTCCTCGCTCGAAAGCCAAAAATGTGCAGCTTTCTTGAGTGGCGGGACCTCAAGATTGTGTACAAGAG ATATGCCAGCTTGTACTTCTGTTGTGCCATAGAGGACCAGGACAATGAGCTCATCACGCTGGAGATCATCCACAGAtacgtggagctgctggacaaaTACTTTGGCAGT GTTTGTGAGCTGGACATCATTTTCAACTTTGAGAAGGCCTACTTCATTCTGGATGAGTTCCTGTTGGGTGGTGAGGCTCAGGAGACATCCAAAAAGAATGTGTTAAAGGCCATTGAGCAGGCTGACCTTCTACAGGAG GAAGCAGAGACCCCGCGCAGCGTGCTGGAGGAAATTGGACTGACATAA
- the LOC114853034 gene encoding AP-1 complex subunit sigma-2 isoform X10 — MTMQFMLLFSRQGKLRLQKWYVPLSDKEKKKITRELVQTVLARKPKMCSFLEWRDLKIVYKRYASLYFCCAIEDQDNELITLEIIHRYVELLDKYFGSVCELDIIFNFEKAYFILDEFLLGGEAQETSKKNVLKAIEQADLLQEV; from the exons ATGACG ATGCAGTTCATGCTTCTGTTCAGTCGACAAGGCAAGCTCCGGCTTCAGAAATGGTACGTGCCTCTGTCTGataaggagaaaaagaagatcACCAGAGAGTTAGTGCAGACCGTCCTCGCTCGAAAGCCAAAAATGTGCAGCTTTCTTGAGTGGCGGGACCTCAAGATTGTGTACAAGAG ATATGCCAGCTTGTACTTCTGTTGTGCCATAGAGGACCAGGACAATGAGCTCATCACGCTGGAGATCATCCACAGAtacgtggagctgctggacaaaTACTTTGGCAGT GTTTGTGAGCTGGACATCATTTTCAACTTTGAGAAGGCCTACTTCATTCTGGATGAGTTCCTGTTGGGTGGTGAGGCTCAGGAGACATCCAAAAAGAATGTGTTAAAGGCCATTGAGCAGGCTGACCTTCTACAGGAG GTGTGA
- the LOC114853034 gene encoding AP-1 complex subunit sigma-2 isoform X1 → MTMQFMLLFSRQGKLRLQKWYVPLSDKEKKKITRELVQTVLARKPKMCSFLEWRDLKIVYKRYASLYFCCAIEDQDNELITLEIIHRYVELLDKYFGSVCELDIIFNFEKAYFILDEFLLGGEAQETSKKNVLKAIEQADLLQEDAKVSAPSFFFHISSALTCMLYHRMSNGCPPTHGEESKCTNYVLQEAETPRSVLEEIGLT, encoded by the exons ATGACG ATGCAGTTCATGCTTCTGTTCAGTCGACAAGGCAAGCTCCGGCTTCAGAAATGGTACGTGCCTCTGTCTGataaggagaaaaagaagatcACCAGAGAGTTAGTGCAGACCGTCCTCGCTCGAAAGCCAAAAATGTGCAGCTTTCTTGAGTGGCGGGACCTCAAGATTGTGTACAAGAG ATATGCCAGCTTGTACTTCTGTTGTGCCATAGAGGACCAGGACAATGAGCTCATCACGCTGGAGATCATCCACAGAtacgtggagctgctggacaaaTACTTTGGCAGT GTTTGTGAGCTGGACATCATTTTCAACTTTGAGAAGGCCTACTTCATTCTGGATGAGTTCCTGTTGGGTGGTGAGGCTCAGGAGACATCCAAAAAGAATGTGTTAAAGGCCATTGAGCAGGCTGACCTTCTACAGGAG GACGCCAAAGTAAGTGctccttcttttttctttcacatATCATCAGCTCTTACATGTATGTTGTACCATAGAATGTCTAACGGATGTCCTCCCACACATGGAGAAGAAAGTAAATGCACAAACTATGTGCTTCAG GAAGCAGAGACCCCGCGCAGCGTGCTGGAGGAAATTGGACTGACATAA
- the LOC114853034 gene encoding AP-1 complex subunit sigma-2 isoform X5 yields MTMQFMLLFSRQGKLRLQKWYVPLSDKEKKKITRELVQTVLARKPKMCSFLEWRDLKIVYKRYASLYFCCAIEDQDNELITLEIIHRYVELLDKYFGSVCELDIIFNFEKAYFILDEFLLGGEAQETSKKNVLKAIEQADLLQEDAKEAETPRSVLEEIGLT; encoded by the exons ATGACG ATGCAGTTCATGCTTCTGTTCAGTCGACAAGGCAAGCTCCGGCTTCAGAAATGGTACGTGCCTCTGTCTGataaggagaaaaagaagatcACCAGAGAGTTAGTGCAGACCGTCCTCGCTCGAAAGCCAAAAATGTGCAGCTTTCTTGAGTGGCGGGACCTCAAGATTGTGTACAAGAG ATATGCCAGCTTGTACTTCTGTTGTGCCATAGAGGACCAGGACAATGAGCTCATCACGCTGGAGATCATCCACAGAtacgtggagctgctggacaaaTACTTTGGCAGT GTTTGTGAGCTGGACATCATTTTCAACTTTGAGAAGGCCTACTTCATTCTGGATGAGTTCCTGTTGGGTGGTGAGGCTCAGGAGACATCCAAAAAGAATGTGTTAAAGGCCATTGAGCAGGCTGACCTTCTACAGGAG GACGCCAAA GAAGCAGAGACCCCGCGCAGCGTGCTGGAGGAAATTGGACTGACATAA
- the LOC114853034 gene encoding AP-1 complex subunit sigma-2 isoform X2 produces the protein MQFMLLFSRQGKLRLQKWYVPLSDKEKKKITRELVQTVLARKPKMCSFLEWRDLKIVYKRYASLYFCCAIEDQDNELITLEIIHRYVELLDKYFGSVCELDIIFNFEKAYFILDEFLLGGEAQETSKKNVLKAIEQADLLQEDAKVSAPSFFFHISSALTCMLYHRMSNGCPPTHGEESKCTNYVLQEAETPRSVLEEIGLT, from the exons ATGCAGTTCATGCTTCTGTTCAGTCGACAAGGCAAGCTCCGGCTTCAGAAATGGTACGTGCCTCTGTCTGataaggagaaaaagaagatcACCAGAGAGTTAGTGCAGACCGTCCTCGCTCGAAAGCCAAAAATGTGCAGCTTTCTTGAGTGGCGGGACCTCAAGATTGTGTACAAGAG ATATGCCAGCTTGTACTTCTGTTGTGCCATAGAGGACCAGGACAATGAGCTCATCACGCTGGAGATCATCCACAGAtacgtggagctgctggacaaaTACTTTGGCAGT GTTTGTGAGCTGGACATCATTTTCAACTTTGAGAAGGCCTACTTCATTCTGGATGAGTTCCTGTTGGGTGGTGAGGCTCAGGAGACATCCAAAAAGAATGTGTTAAAGGCCATTGAGCAGGCTGACCTTCTACAGGAG GACGCCAAAGTAAGTGctccttcttttttctttcacatATCATCAGCTCTTACATGTATGTTGTACCATAGAATGTCTAACGGATGTCCTCCCACACATGGAGAAGAAAGTAAATGCACAAACTATGTGCTTCAG GAAGCAGAGACCCCGCGCAGCGTGCTGGAGGAAATTGGACTGACATAA
- the LOC114853031 gene encoding synapse-associated protein 1-like, giving the protein MFTKWGVRLGIEHEQVEQQQVAVEHKSQGGNNETTVAGRAETSSATKKDAESTPLSKKAKGLSGYVYNFACSATKKLSESFVETAQTLKKSVEEGEIHEIIDKTILGDFQKEQERFIQEKKARKSTDAVPPWVGYNDEDTVQQQILFLSADKRNFLRDPPAGVQFNFDFEQMYPVAMVMLEEDELLRKMRFHLVPKQVKEEVFWKNYFYRVSLIKQSAQLTALAAQQAAERNDVDKSHEHPHQKDVSEQRIPPSTRNSKPKPSEDEISTSPPVSEFVSDTFDSCKINEDDLRREMEQLVLDKQEHPSTQQEETADWERELQEELQGYDTLPNSENHDENWDREIEEMLKEDS; this is encoded by the exons ATGTTTACAAAGTGGGGAGTCCGGCTTGGAATAGAACACGAACAAGTTGAGCAACAGCAGGTCGCTGTTGAACACAAGAGCCAGGGAGGAAACAACGAGACGACTGTTGCTGGAAGGGCAGAAACCAGTAGTGCTACTAAAAAAGATGCCGAATCCACTCCACTATCTAAAAAAGCCAAGGGCCTCAGCG GCTATGTTTATAATTTCGCATGCAGTGCCACGAAGAAACTGTCCGAGTCTTTCGTTGAAACAGCACAAACATTGAAGAAAagtgtggaggagggagagatacATGAAATAATTGACAAG ACTATTTTGGGTGATTTTcaaaaagaacaagaaaggTTTATTCAGGAGAAAAAAGCAAGAAAGTCTA CTGATGCTGTGCCACCATGGGTTGGTTACAATGATGAGGACACTGTGCAGCAACAgattttatttctgtcagct GACAAAAGAAATTTTTTGCGAGACCCTCCCGCTGGAGTGCAGTTTAACTTTGACTTTGAGCAAATGTATCCAGTCGCCATGGTGAtgttggaggaagacgagcttCTCAGGAAGATGCGCTTCCATCTGGTCCCCAAACA GGTGAAAGAAGAAGTCTTTTGGAAAAATTATTTCTACCGTGTTTCCTTGATAAAACAGTCGGCTCAGCTCACAGCTCTAGCAGCACAACAGGCTGCGGAGAGAAATGACGTGGACAAAAGTCATGAACATCCTCATCAAAAGG ATGTAAGTGAACAAAGGATTCCTCCTTCCACCAGAAATTCCAAACCAAAGCCAAGTGAG GATGAGATCTCCACCAGCCCGCCTGTTTCCGAATTTGTAAGTGATACTTTTGACTCATGCAAGATAAATGAGGACGACCTACGCAGAGAAATGGAACAGCTGGTTCTGGACAAACAGGAACATCCAAGCACACAACAAG AGGAGACCGCAGACTgggagagggagctgcaggaggaacttCAGGGGTACGACACACTGCCTAATAGTGAGAACCATGATGAAAACTGGGACAGGGAGATTGAAGAAATGTTAAAGGAGGACAGTTAG